The proteins below are encoded in one region of Amycolatopsis acidiphila:
- the gndA gene encoding NADP-dependent phosphogluconate dehydrogenase produces MSNKASIGVTGLAVMGRNLARNLARHGHTVALHNRSEQRTRDLVEQFGDEGDFIPAYSAQEFVDALERPRQIVIMVKAGAPTDAVIEEFAPLLEKGDVIVDAGNAHFADTRRREAALREQGLHFVGTGVSGGEEGALHGPSIMPGGSKESYESLGPLFEDISAKVDGVPCCTHIGPDGAGHFVKMVHNGIEYADMQLIAESFDLLRGGLGYEPAQIADVFRTWNTGRLDSYLIEITAQVLAHTDAATGRPFVDVVADQAEQKGTGRWTVQIGLDLGVPISGIAEAVFARSLSGSANLRAASRGLPGPSRTPLTGAAAESFADDVERALYASKIVAYAQGFNQIQAGGAEYGWDIDLGAVAKIWRGGCIIRAKFLDDVTAAYTAEPGLPTLLTSGDFRKAVEEAQDSWRSVVATAVRLGIPTPGFSTALAYYDGLRAERLPAALVQGQRDFFGAHTYRRVDREGSFHTEWATEERAEHEA; encoded by the coding sequence ATGAGCAACAAGGCGAGCATCGGCGTCACCGGGCTGGCGGTCATGGGCCGCAACCTCGCCCGGAACCTGGCCCGGCACGGCCACACCGTCGCCCTGCACAACCGGTCCGAGCAGCGCACGCGCGACCTGGTGGAGCAGTTCGGCGACGAGGGCGACTTCATCCCGGCCTACTCCGCGCAGGAGTTCGTCGACGCGCTGGAACGGCCGCGCCAGATCGTGATCATGGTCAAGGCCGGTGCCCCGACGGACGCCGTCATCGAGGAGTTCGCGCCGCTGCTGGAGAAGGGCGACGTGATCGTCGACGCCGGCAACGCGCACTTCGCGGACACGCGCCGTCGCGAAGCGGCGCTGCGGGAGCAGGGGCTGCACTTCGTCGGCACGGGTGTGTCCGGCGGCGAGGAGGGCGCGCTGCACGGGCCCAGCATCATGCCCGGTGGGTCGAAGGAGTCCTACGAGTCGCTCGGCCCCCTGTTCGAGGACATTTCGGCCAAAGTGGACGGTGTGCCGTGCTGCACGCACATCGGTCCCGACGGCGCCGGCCACTTCGTGAAGATGGTGCACAACGGCATCGAGTACGCCGACATGCAGCTGATCGCCGAGTCGTTCGACCTGCTGCGCGGCGGGCTCGGCTATGAGCCGGCCCAGATCGCCGACGTGTTCCGCACCTGGAACACCGGGCGGCTCGACTCGTACCTCATCGAGATCACCGCGCAGGTGCTCGCGCACACCGACGCCGCGACCGGCAGGCCGTTCGTGGACGTCGTGGCCGACCAGGCGGAGCAGAAGGGCACCGGCCGCTGGACGGTGCAGATCGGCCTCGACCTCGGGGTGCCGATCAGCGGTATCGCCGAGGCCGTGTTCGCACGTTCCCTTTCGGGCAGCGCGAACCTGCGGGCGGCGAGCCGCGGGTTGCCCGGCCCGTCCCGGACCCCGCTGACGGGCGCGGCGGCCGAGAGCTTCGCCGACGACGTCGAGCGTGCGCTCTACGCCTCGAAGATCGTCGCGTACGCGCAGGGCTTCAACCAGATCCAGGCCGGTGGCGCCGAGTACGGCTGGGACATCGACCTGGGCGCGGTGGCGAAGATCTGGCGCGGCGGCTGCATCATCCGCGCCAAGTTCCTCGACGACGTGACCGCGGCGTACACCGCGGAGCCGGGCCTGCCGACCCTGCTCACCTCCGGCGACTTCCGCAAGGCCGTCGAAGAGGCGCAGGACTCCTGGCGTTCGGTGGTCGCGACCGCGGTGCGGCTGGGCATCCCGACGCCGGGCTTCTCGACGGCGCTGGCGTACTACGACGGCCTGCGCGCGGAGCGGCTCCCGGCCGCGCTCGTGCAGGGGCAGCGCGACTTCTTCGGCGCGCACACCTACCGTCGCGTCGACCGGGAGGGCTCGTTCCACACCGAGTGGGCCACCGAGGAGCGCGCCGAGCACGAGGCGTGA
- a CDS encoding ArnT family glycosyltransferase yields the protein MTTASAAPPRIAGAGPVAATRAGDRPRWVRPCVAVLLLATAALYLWNLSASGYANDFYAMAVQAGTKNWEALFFGSLDPGNIITVDKPPAAMWLMALSGRVFGFSSWSMLAPNALCGVGSVGLLYLAVRRTTGPAAGLLAGSVLALTPVAAVMFKFNNPDALLVLLMTLGAWCTVRALEKAGTWWLVLAGVAIGFGFIAKMLQAFLVLPAFALVYLVAAPTGLGKRILQVLAAGLAVVVSAGWYVAVVALWPASSRPYIGGSTDNSALELAFGYNGLGRIFGGDGNRTGGGGGGGGMFGGDTGLTRMFGSSFGSEISWLLPAALIALVAGLWFTRFFPRTDRTRAGLLLWGGWTVVTTLVFSYMSGTIHPYYTVALAPGIAGLIGIGGIELWRGRHNFPARVALALMIAATGVWNFILLDRVPSWQSWLRYVILVLTAVVVAGLLFGADRLRDAGIVLGVGALVTGMLGTTAYAVVTASVPHTGSIPASGPAEAAGFGGGGFGGGGFGGGGQSDSQVIALLKGTTTKWAAATNGSQSAAGLALNSDKSVMAIGGFDGSDPAPTLAQFQQYVADGDITYYVSGGMGGFGGRGGGGSIATWVEQNFHSTTVGSSTVYDLTKPLSAS from the coding sequence ATGACGACTGCGTCCGCCGCCCCGCCCCGGATCGCCGGCGCCGGCCCCGTCGCAGCCACTCGCGCCGGGGACCGGCCACGATGGGTCCGCCCCTGCGTGGCCGTGCTGTTGCTCGCGACCGCCGCGCTGTACCTGTGGAACCTGAGCGCGTCCGGCTACGCCAACGACTTCTACGCCATGGCGGTACAGGCCGGGACCAAGAACTGGGAGGCGCTCTTCTTCGGGTCGCTCGACCCGGGCAACATCATCACCGTCGACAAGCCGCCGGCCGCGATGTGGCTGATGGCCCTGTCCGGCCGCGTCTTCGGCTTCTCCAGCTGGAGCATGCTGGCGCCGAACGCCCTGTGTGGCGTGGGTTCCGTCGGCCTGCTGTACCTGGCCGTGCGGCGCACCACCGGTCCCGCGGCCGGGTTGCTCGCCGGTTCGGTGCTCGCGCTGACCCCCGTCGCGGCCGTGATGTTCAAGTTCAACAACCCGGATGCGCTGCTGGTGCTGCTGATGACCCTCGGCGCCTGGTGCACCGTCCGTGCGCTGGAGAAGGCGGGCACCTGGTGGCTCGTGCTCGCCGGGGTCGCGATCGGGTTCGGCTTCATCGCCAAGATGCTGCAGGCGTTCCTGGTGCTGCCGGCGTTCGCGCTGGTCTACCTCGTCGCCGCGCCGACAGGGCTGGGCAAACGGATCCTGCAGGTGCTCGCCGCCGGGCTGGCCGTCGTGGTGTCCGCGGGCTGGTACGTCGCCGTGGTCGCGCTGTGGCCCGCGTCGAGCAGGCCGTACATCGGCGGTTCCACCGACAACAGCGCGCTGGAACTCGCCTTCGGCTACAACGGCCTCGGCCGGATCTTCGGCGGCGACGGCAACCGCACCGGTGGTGGCGGTGGTGGCGGCGGCATGTTCGGCGGTGACACCGGACTGACCCGGATGTTCGGGTCCTCGTTCGGCTCGGAGATCTCCTGGCTGCTGCCCGCCGCGCTGATCGCGCTCGTCGCCGGGCTGTGGTTCACCCGGTTCTTCCCGCGCACCGACCGGACCCGCGCCGGGCTGCTGCTGTGGGGCGGCTGGACGGTCGTCACCACGCTGGTCTTCAGCTACATGAGCGGCACGATCCACCCGTACTACACGGTCGCACTCGCCCCCGGCATCGCCGGCCTGATCGGCATCGGCGGGATCGAGCTGTGGCGCGGGCGGCACAACTTCCCCGCCCGCGTTGCGCTCGCGCTGATGATCGCGGCCACCGGCGTCTGGAACTTCATCCTGCTCGACCGCGTCCCGTCGTGGCAGTCGTGGCTGCGGTACGTGATCCTCGTGCTGACGGCCGTCGTCGTCGCCGGCCTGCTGTTCGGCGCCGACCGGTTGCGCGACGCCGGGATCGTGCTCGGCGTCGGCGCGCTGGTCACCGGCATGCTCGGCACGACGGCGTACGCCGTGGTCACCGCGAGCGTCCCGCACACCGGGTCCATCCCGGCGTCCGGGCCTGCCGAGGCGGCCGGCTTCGGCGGTGGTGGGTTCGGCGGCGGTGGTTTCGGTGGCGGTGGCCAGTCCGACAGCCAGGTCATCGCGCTGCTCAAGGGCACCACCACGAAATGGGCCGCCGCGACCAACGGCTCCCAGTCGGCCGCGGGCCTCGCCCTCAACTCCGACAAGTCGGTCATGGCCATCGGCGGGTTCGACGGCAGCGACCCGGCGCCCACCCTCGCGCAGTTCCAGCAGTACGTCGCGGACGGGGACATCACGTACTACGTCTCCGGCGGCATGGGCGGCTTCGGCGGCCGGGGCGGCGGCGGCTCGATCGCGACCTGGGTGGAGCAGAACTTCCACTCCACGACGGTGGGCAGCAGCACGGTCTACGACCTGACGAAACCCCTGTCCGCGTCTTGA
- a CDS encoding IclR family transcriptional regulator → MRHTSAQAPSVVDRVLDVFGAFTPDRPAMSLSELSRRAGLPLSTAHRIVGELARRGALERQEDGQYRVGLWLWEVASLSPRGMGLREAAMPFLEDLYEATHENVQLAVLDAPEVVYVERISGRNAVSIVSRVGGRLAAHATGVGLVLLANAPADVQEQVLAGPLKTYTPKTISSPEQLRRVLADVRRDGFVISDRQVELVSLSVAAPVYGPEDSVVAAISIVVPVQGADPRTLVPAVRAAARGISRNLGAPRAVRQPIF, encoded by the coding sequence ATGCGGCACACCTCGGCGCAGGCGCCCTCCGTCGTCGACCGGGTGCTGGACGTCTTCGGCGCGTTCACCCCGGACCGGCCCGCGATGAGCCTGTCGGAGCTGAGCCGCCGGGCCGGCCTCCCGCTGTCCACCGCGCACCGGATAGTCGGGGAGCTGGCCCGGCGCGGGGCGCTGGAACGACAGGAGGACGGGCAGTACCGCGTCGGCCTGTGGCTGTGGGAGGTCGCGTCGCTGTCGCCTCGCGGGATGGGCCTGCGGGAGGCGGCGATGCCGTTCCTCGAGGACCTTTACGAGGCGACGCACGAAAACGTGCAGCTCGCCGTGCTCGACGCGCCCGAAGTGGTCTACGTCGAGCGGATCTCCGGGCGCAACGCGGTGAGCATCGTCTCGCGGGTGGGCGGCCGCCTCGCCGCGCACGCCACCGGCGTCGGGCTGGTGCTGCTCGCGAACGCGCCCGCCGACGTGCAGGAGCAGGTGCTCGCCGGGCCGCTGAAGACGTACACGCCGAAGACGATCTCCTCGCCGGAACAGCTGCGGCGCGTGCTGGCCGACGTCCGGCGCGACGGGTTCGTGATCAGCGACCGGCAGGTGGAGCTGGTTTCGCTCTCGGTCGCGGCCCCGGTGTACGGGCCGGAGGACAGTGTCGTGGCGGCGATCTCGATCGTGGTGCCGGTGCAGGGAGCCGATCCGCGGACGCTGGTGCCGGCGGTCCGGGCGGCCGCGCGAGGCATCTCGCGCAACCTCGGCGCGCCGAGGGCGGTGCGGCAGCCGATCTTCTAG
- a CDS encoding helix-turn-helix domain-containing protein — MASTVTSRRKQLGNELRHARTAAKMTQQQVADVLGCTQGKVNKIESGAVGVKLGDVRAMLDAFAVNGDESEALMNLARAAAGQRGHWSGYRSVVPHWFRTFTDLEPAAVEIMTWHGERIPGPLQSEHYMLKQFTEFGATDVTSLVRNRLDRKAVFDQPQPPYYRFILSEAALRRAPGGKAPAVMLDQIEHLLELDRRQRVYVHVLTFDARLAAVPNDFTIMRFPDRTRDFVYIEHSAGGIYLDDQKDFQLFVDGWDRLRGAALERQETREFLQDMAETYRADMGKRP, encoded by the coding sequence ATGGCTAGCACCGTTACCTCGCGGCGCAAGCAGCTCGGCAATGAGCTTCGGCACGCCCGCACCGCCGCCAAGATGACCCAGCAGCAGGTCGCCGACGTACTCGGCTGCACCCAGGGCAAGGTCAACAAGATCGAATCGGGCGCCGTCGGCGTCAAACTCGGTGACGTCCGGGCGATGCTGGACGCGTTCGCCGTCAACGGCGACGAGTCCGAGGCGCTGATGAACCTGGCGCGCGCGGCGGCCGGGCAGCGTGGGCACTGGTCGGGCTACCGGTCGGTGGTGCCGCACTGGTTCCGCACCTTCACCGACCTCGAGCCGGCCGCCGTGGAGATCATGACCTGGCACGGCGAGCGCATCCCGGGGCCGCTGCAGTCCGAGCACTACATGCTCAAGCAGTTCACCGAGTTCGGCGCCACCGACGTCACGTCACTGGTGCGCAACCGGCTCGACCGCAAGGCGGTCTTCGACCAGCCGCAGCCGCCGTACTACCGGTTCATCCTCAGTGAGGCCGCGCTGCGGCGCGCGCCGGGCGGCAAGGCGCCCGCGGTGATGCTCGACCAGATCGAGCACCTGCTGGAGCTCGACCGCCGGCAGCGGGTGTACGTCCACGTGCTGACGTTCGACGCGCGGCTCGCGGCTGTGCCCAACGACTTCACGATCATGCGCTTTCCCGACCGCACAAGGGATTTCGTCTACATCGAGCATTCCGCGGGCGGCATCTACCTCGACGACCAGAAGGACTTCCAGCTCTTCGTGGACGGCTGGGACAGGTTGCGCGGGGCGGCGCTGGAGCGCCAGGAGACCCGGGAGTTCCTCCAGGACATGGCGGAGACCTACCGGGCGGACATGGGCAAGCGCCCCTGA
- a CDS encoding DUF397 domain-containing protein has protein sequence MAEHPRPAAYDPQTAAALFDEGQWEKSFASEPNGGNCVEVNMNGAGLVGVRDTKLQASPVFVFDAGEWEAFLTGVKAGQFDLS, from the coding sequence ATGGCGGAACACCCGCGCCCTGCGGCTTATGACCCCCAGACGGCCGCAGCGCTGTTCGACGAGGGGCAGTGGGAGAAGTCTTTCGCTAGCGAGCCCAACGGCGGCAACTGTGTCGAGGTGAACATGAACGGCGCCGGCCTTGTCGGCGTGCGAGACACGAAGCTGCAGGCCAGCCCGGTCTTCGTGTTCGACGCAGGCGAGTGGGAAGCCTTCCTGACGGGCGTCAAGGCGGGCCAGTTCGATCTCTCCTAG
- a CDS encoding Clp protease N-terminal domain-containing protein — protein sequence MTNPVRLDDLIESVKSQNPGADALQQLSGAMLLADQVGEVSDHLIGHFVDQARRSGASWAEIGTSMGVSKQAAQKRFVPKEFTAASAEANFSRFTERARNVLVRAERSARGVANDEIDPLHILLGVIGERDGLAAKAIDKLGGTPEQLGERISAALPPGVDRVPERIPFNGRSRKVVELTVREALRLGHNYVGTEHILLALLEQGDGPAYEILTDLGVRKDAVDEEIRAMFRQMFPDNK from the coding sequence ATGACGAATCCAGTCCGACTCGACGACCTGATCGAGTCCGTCAAGAGCCAGAATCCGGGGGCCGACGCGCTCCAGCAACTGTCCGGCGCGATGCTCCTCGCCGACCAGGTCGGCGAGGTGTCCGACCACCTCATCGGTCATTTCGTCGACCAGGCCCGCCGCTCCGGCGCCTCCTGGGCCGAGATCGGCACCAGCATGGGCGTGTCCAAGCAGGCGGCGCAGAAACGCTTCGTGCCCAAGGAGTTCACGGCCGCGAGCGCCGAGGCGAACTTCAGCCGCTTCACCGAGCGCGCACGCAACGTGCTGGTCCGCGCCGAGCGGTCCGCCCGCGGCGTGGCCAACGACGAGATCGACCCGCTGCACATCCTGCTCGGCGTGATCGGCGAGCGCGACGGGCTCGCGGCCAAGGCGATCGACAAGCTCGGCGGCACGCCCGAGCAGCTCGGGGAGCGGATCAGCGCCGCGCTGCCGCCGGGCGTCGACCGCGTGCCCGAGCGGATCCCGTTCAACGGCCGCAGCCGCAAGGTGGTCGAGCTGACCGTGCGCGAGGCACTGCGCCTCGGGCACAACTACGTCGGTACCGAGCACATCCTGCTGGCCCTGCTCGAACAGGGCGACGGCCCGGCCTACGAGATCCTGACCGACCTCGGCGTCCGGAAGGACGCCGTGGACGAGGAAATCCGCGCGATGTTCCGCCAGATGTTCCCCGACAACAAGTGA
- a CDS encoding HAMP domain-containing sensor histidine kinase encodes MSSSPRPRRRFVPSSLRGKLIAQLIALLAVVCLVVGLVTEVALRSFLIHQLDDRLSAASDRGTRPPPAGTPSLPAGQRPPDSLRVPGQGIGTLGVLIEPGGGVRSGVLRGGLTPTPGNPFPSDPVPAVQLHELVQLPSNGQFYTVDLGDLGDYRVVSVRNAGGGVLITGLPLADVTATLWQLGLIFGGVALGGLLLAGAIGAATVRRTMRPLDRLAHTASQVSELPLDRGEVGLSVRVPETDTDPRTEVGKVGAAFNRMLGHVAAALAARQASESRVRQFVADASHELRTPLAAIRGYAELTRRSSNEVPPEIAFAMGRVESESARMTTLVEDLLLLARLDAGRHRVYEPVDLTRLVMDAVADSHAAGPDHRWLLDVPPEPLLVVGDSDQLHQVVLNLLNNARTHTPPDTTVTTQLSTEDGKVTLTVSDNGPGIPQSILPEVFERFARGDNSRSRAAGSTGLGLAIVAAVVGAHQGEVSVRSEPGRTEFRVRFPAARTAADFLRVN; translated from the coding sequence ATGTCCTCAAGCCCGCGACCTAGGCGCCGGTTCGTCCCCTCGTCGCTGCGCGGAAAACTGATCGCGCAGCTCATCGCGTTGCTCGCGGTCGTATGCCTGGTGGTCGGCCTGGTCACCGAGGTCGCCCTGCGCAGCTTCCTCATCCACCAGCTCGACGACCGGCTCAGCGCGGCCAGCGACCGCGGCACCCGCCCGCCGCCCGCGGGCACGCCGTCGCTCCCCGCCGGGCAGCGGCCGCCGGACTCGCTGCGCGTGCCCGGGCAGGGCATCGGCACGCTGGGCGTGCTGATCGAACCGGGCGGCGGCGTGCGCTCGGGCGTCCTGCGCGGCGGGCTCACCCCGACCCCGGGCAACCCGTTCCCGAGCGATCCGGTCCCGGCGGTCCAGCTGCACGAGCTGGTCCAGCTGCCGTCGAACGGGCAGTTCTACACGGTGGACCTCGGCGACCTCGGCGACTACCGGGTCGTCTCGGTGCGCAACGCCGGTGGCGGGGTGCTCATCACCGGGCTGCCGCTGGCCGACGTGACCGCGACGCTGTGGCAGCTCGGGCTGATCTTCGGGGGCGTCGCGCTGGGCGGGCTCCTGCTCGCCGGCGCGATCGGCGCGGCGACCGTGCGGCGGACGATGCGGCCGCTCGACCGGCTCGCGCACACCGCGTCGCAGGTCTCCGAGCTGCCGCTGGACCGGGGCGAGGTGGGCCTGTCGGTGCGGGTGCCCGAGACCGACACCGATCCGCGCACCGAGGTCGGCAAGGTCGGCGCGGCGTTCAACCGGATGCTCGGGCACGTGGCGGCGGCGCTGGCCGCACGGCAGGCGAGCGAGAGCCGGGTGCGGCAGTTCGTCGCCGACGCGAGTCACGAGCTGCGCACGCCGCTGGCCGCGATCCGCGGCTACGCGGAGCTGACGCGCCGGAGCTCGAACGAGGTGCCGCCGGAGATCGCGTTCGCGATGGGCCGGGTCGAGTCCGAGTCCGCCCGGATGACGACGCTCGTCGAGGACCTGCTGCTGCTCGCGCGCCTGGACGCCGGGCGGCATCGCGTGTACGAACCGGTCGACCTGACGCGCCTGGTGATGGATGCCGTCGCCGACTCGCATGCCGCCGGTCCGGACCACCGGTGGCTGCTGGACGTGCCGCCGGAGCCGCTGCTCGTCGTCGGCGACTCCGACCAGCTGCACCAGGTGGTGCTCAACCTGTTGAACAACGCGCGCACGCACACCCCGCCGGACACCACCGTCACCACGCAGCTGTCCACAGAGGACGGAAAGGTGACGCTCACCGTTTCCGACAACGGGCCGGGAATCCCCCAGAGCATCCTGCCCGAAGTGTTCGAGCGCTTCGCCCGCGGCGACAACTCCCGGTCCAGGGCGGCCGGCAGCACCGGCCTCGGGCTGGCCATCGTGGCCGCCGTCGTGGGCGCTCACCAGGGCGAGGTGAGCGTGCGCAGCGAACCGGGACGAACGGAGTTCCGGGTGCGTTTCCCGGCGGCCAGGACCGCCGCCGATTTCCTCCGCGTCAATTAG
- the pobA gene encoding 4-hydroxybenzoate 3-monooxygenase, which translates to MARTQVGIIGAGPAGLLLSYLLHAEGVDAVVLESRSRDYVEKRVRAGVCEHPTVELLRDIGVGTRMDAEGLPHHGFSLRFDGEDHRIALSELTGRTITVYGQQEIVKDLIAAHEAKGYPVEFEVSDVELHELDTENPHVTYRDVDGVARQLDCDVIAGCDGFHGVSRPTVPAERVKFFNREYPFAWLGVLARTPPSHEELIYTHHERGFALHSMRSPEITRLYLQVPFDEKIDEWSDDRIWSELSARLATSGEFALREGPILDKGITPMRSFVAEPMQYGRLFLAGDAAHIVPPTGAKGMNLAIADVRVLSRALVELLQHKRSELAQSYSDTCLKRVWRAEHFSWYMTSMLHVDPAADDFQRRLQLSQLRYTAASTAAATSLAENYVGLPFE; encoded by the coding sequence GTGGCGCGCACACAGGTCGGGATCATCGGCGCGGGGCCGGCCGGGTTGCTGCTGTCCTACCTGCTGCACGCCGAAGGTGTCGACGCCGTCGTGCTCGAGTCGCGCAGCCGGGACTACGTGGAGAAGCGCGTGCGGGCCGGGGTGTGCGAGCATCCGACGGTCGAGCTGCTGCGGGACATCGGCGTCGGCACCCGGATGGACGCGGAAGGCCTGCCGCACCACGGTTTTTCGCTGCGGTTCGACGGCGAGGACCACCGCATCGCGCTGTCCGAGCTGACCGGCAGGACGATCACCGTGTACGGCCAGCAGGAGATCGTGAAGGACCTGATCGCCGCGCACGAGGCGAAGGGCTATCCGGTCGAGTTCGAAGTGTCCGATGTGGAGCTGCACGAGCTGGACACCGAGAACCCGCACGTGACCTACCGCGACGTGGACGGGGTCGCGCGGCAGCTCGACTGCGACGTGATCGCCGGCTGTGACGGCTTCCACGGCGTGAGCAGGCCGACCGTCCCGGCCGAGCGGGTGAAGTTCTTCAACCGCGAGTACCCGTTCGCCTGGCTCGGCGTGCTGGCGCGGACGCCGCCCTCGCACGAGGAGCTGATCTACACCCACCACGAGCGCGGCTTCGCCCTGCACAGCATGCGCTCGCCGGAGATCACCCGGCTGTACCTGCAGGTTCCGTTCGACGAGAAGATCGACGAGTGGTCCGACGACCGCATCTGGTCCGAGCTCTCGGCGCGGCTGGCGACCTCGGGGGAGTTCGCCCTGCGCGAAGGCCCGATCCTGGACAAGGGCATCACACCCATGCGCAGCTTCGTCGCCGAGCCCATGCAGTACGGCAGGCTCTTCCTGGCCGGCGACGCGGCGCACATCGTCCCGCCCACCGGGGCGAAGGGGATGAACCTGGCGATCGCGGACGTCCGGGTGCTGTCGCGGGCACTCGTGGAGCTCTTGCAGCACAAGCGAAGTGAGCTCGCTCAGTCCTATTCGGACACCTGTCTGAAGCGGGTTTGGCGGGCCGAGCACTTCTCCTGGTACATGACGTCGATGCTGCACGTGGATCCCGCGGCCGACGACTTCCAGCGCCGCCTGCAGCTGTCGCAGCTGCGCTACACCGCGGCCTCCACCGCAGCGGCGACCAGTCTCGCGGAGAACTACGTCGGCCTGCCGTTCGAGTAG
- a CDS encoding response regulator transcription factor, with protein sequence MTSMNAAGPAKADLQRADGSPVRVLVVDDEETLAELVSMALRMEGWEIRSAGNGNDAVRVARDFRPDVVVLDVMLPDFSGLEVLTKLRAEAPHLPVLFLTARDAVEDRIAGLTAGGDDYVTKPFSLEEVVLRLRALLRRSRVVSASAGSTLIVGDLTLDEDSREVHRGGEPVSLTATEFELLRFLMRNPKRVLSKAQILDRVWSYDFGGQANIVELYISYLRKKIDAGREPMIHTMRGAGYVLKPAT encoded by the coding sequence ATGACCAGCATGAACGCCGCGGGGCCGGCCAAGGCAGACCTGCAGCGCGCGGACGGCTCGCCCGTGCGCGTGCTCGTCGTGGACGACGAGGAGACGCTCGCCGAGCTGGTGTCCATGGCACTGCGGATGGAGGGCTGGGAGATCCGCAGCGCGGGCAACGGGAACGACGCCGTTCGCGTCGCCAGGGACTTCCGCCCGGACGTGGTCGTGCTGGACGTGATGCTCCCCGACTTCAGCGGTCTCGAGGTGCTGACCAAGCTGCGTGCCGAGGCCCCGCACCTGCCGGTCCTGTTCCTCACCGCCCGGGACGCCGTGGAGGACCGGATCGCCGGCCTGACCGCGGGCGGCGACGACTACGTGACCAAGCCGTTCAGCCTGGAGGAGGTCGTGCTGCGCCTGCGGGCGCTGCTGCGCCGGTCCCGCGTCGTCTCGGCGAGCGCGGGGTCCACGCTGATCGTCGGCGACCTGACGCTGGACGAGGACAGCCGCGAGGTGCACCGGGGCGGGGAGCCGGTCTCGCTCACCGCGACCGAGTTCGAGCTGCTGCGCTTCCTGATGCGCAATCCCAAGCGCGTGCTGTCGAAGGCCCAGATCCTGGACCGGGTGTGGAGCTACGACTTCGGCGGGCAGGCCAACATCGTGGAGCTCTATATTTCGTACCTGCGGAAGAAGATAGACGCGGGCAGGGAGCCGATGATCCACACGATGCGCGGCGCGGGGTATGTCCTCAAGCCCGCGACCTAG
- a CDS encoding bifunctional glycosyltransferase family 2/GtrA family protein: MTPSADASPAAARALSSEGSSTPVLDVVIPVYNEETDLAQCVHRLHTYLRDTVPYRYRITVADNASTDDTLAIAQRLADEIPAVEVVHLDEKGRGRALNAVWSASDAQVLAYMDVDLSTDLAALLPLVAPLISGHSDLAIGSRLARGARVVRGPKREIISRCYNLILRGTLAARFSDAQCGFKAIRADVAKQLLPLVEDTGWFFDTELLVLAQRAGLRTHEVPVDWIDDPDSSVNILATATADLRGVARMIRAFARGSLPISEIRAQLGREPIGVSTPGVPPKLATQLVRFAAIGVGSTLAYLVLFVLLRGGMGAQVANLVALLLTAIANTAANRRFTFGVRGSGGAGRHQFEGLIVFGLGLALTSGSLALLHSGGEPGRFAELAVLVLANLAATVLRFLLFRNWVFRKNR; this comes from the coding sequence ATGACGCCCTCCGCAGACGCTTCCCCCGCAGCGGCGCGGGCCCTCTCCTCAGAAGGCAGCTCGACCCCGGTCCTCGACGTGGTCATTCCCGTCTACAACGAGGAGACCGATCTCGCACAATGTGTCCACAGGTTGCATACCTACCTTCGCGACACCGTGCCCTACCGGTACCGCATCACGGTGGCGGACAACGCCAGCACCGACGACACCCTCGCCATCGCGCAGCGGCTCGCGGACGAGATCCCGGCGGTCGAGGTCGTCCACCTCGACGAGAAGGGCCGCGGACGGGCGTTGAACGCGGTCTGGTCCGCCTCCGACGCGCAGGTGCTGGCCTACATGGATGTCGACTTGTCGACTGATCTTGCGGCGTTGCTGCCGCTGGTCGCCCCGCTGATCTCCGGCCACTCCGACCTGGCGATCGGCTCGCGGCTGGCTCGTGGCGCACGCGTCGTGCGCGGTCCGAAGCGGGAGATCATCTCCCGCTGCTACAACCTGATCCTGCGCGGCACGCTCGCCGCCAGGTTCTCCGACGCGCAGTGCGGGTTCAAGGCCATCCGCGCCGACGTCGCCAAGCAACTGCTGCCGCTGGTCGAGGACACCGGCTGGTTCTTCGACACCGAACTGCTGGTGCTGGCCCAGCGGGCCGGCCTGCGCACGCACGAGGTGCCGGTGGACTGGATCGACGACCCCGACTCCTCGGTCAACATCCTCGCCACGGCCACCGCCGACCTCAGGGGCGTCGCCCGCATGATCCGCGCGTTCGCGAGGGGATCCCTTCCCATCAGCGAGATCCGCGCCCAACTCGGACGGGAGCCGATCGGAGTGTCCACCCCCGGTGTGCCGCCGAAGCTCGCCACCCAGCTGGTGCGGTTCGCGGCGATCGGCGTCGGCAGCACCCTGGCCTACCTCGTGCTGTTCGTGCTGCTGCGGGGCGGGATGGGGGCGCAGGTGGCCAACCTCGTCGCGCTGCTGCTCACCGCGATCGCCAACACCGCGGCCAACCGGCGCTTCACCTTCGGCGTCCGCGGCTCCGGTGGCGCCGGGCGGCACCAGTTCGAGGGGCTGATCGTCTTCGGCCTCGGGCTGGCGCTCACCAGCGGCTCCCTGGCGCTGCTGCACTCCGGCGGCGAGCCGGGCCGCTTCGCCGAACTCGCCGTGCTGGTGCTGGCCAACCTCGCCGCCACCGTGCTGCGCTTCCTGCTCTTCCGCAACTGGGTCTTCCGCAAGAACCGATAG